GAAAACAAAACCTTGAGGCCTTCGTCAGTGAAACGCCAGAAATCCCAAGGTCTTTCATGAGTGTGCCATACGAAGGGAGCCCAATGATATGTTATGCCACCAACTTCTAGGAGCTTATTAATTTCCATCGCCACGACCCAAGGCATTGCCAAGTGCTCAAATACAACCATAGAAAAAATTGCATCAAACCGCTGGTTTACAAAGTATTGGGACAGACGATGTGCATCCCCAACCACATCTGTATTTGAGTCTGGATAATAATCAAATCCGGTATAGGATGAAGCACCCGGAAATAGACATCTCTTGCTAGAGCTTCCCGGAGATACAACTCGCGAACCAATTTCTAGAACTCTTAGCTGTTTATCATTAACAAGTTTGATAAAATCAGCGAACAGGCTCTCGCCTTCGGGAAAAACATCGCTGAACCGCTGCGGCTTCGCAGCAGTGAAATTTAGATTTTGAGTCCATGATTTCCCTTGGCTGTCAGCCTTGAGCGTCACATGACGCTCAGCAAGGCGAGGGATATGCACTGAGAAGCCACAGTTATCAGTGAACTTGTATTGCGGGTGCGCCGCAGCTACATCTGGGCGTGGGTGCCAAGCGGTGATTGGTACAGATGCACCGTCCACGCAGATTTCTACTTTGTCAAGAGGACGATCTGTGTTGAAAACCCATCCCTTTATGCCAATTCCGTAATCATCGGACCAAGTGTTGTCTATGGTTAAGACTATGTTCTGGTTTAGTTCTTGGTTTTCGTTTTTCATATTCTGTTCCCACTTCATTTACGTAAATTTTGAATTTGCATATTACTTATACCTCGATACTGTAATCTTCACGCTTCATAGTCAGATTTGGATTATAGCAAGGAGGGTTTTCGATAATTTTTTTCCACTTACTTTGTATATGTTCAACTTCTTTAATGAATCGAGATAGCTTTTCACCAGTATAATCATTACCTCGACTCTTAGATTCATGATGATAAAGAACCACATGAGGTAAGTAAATATTTCTGTAACCTTTTTCTACTAACTTAAAACAAAAATCAACATCATTAAAATTGTCAGGTAAATCTTCCTCAAACCCCCCCACTTCTTCAAACACATTCCGTCGGCACATCAAACAGGCTGCTGTCACAGCCGAGAAGTTATTCACCGTATTAATGTGGTTAAAATAACCATGTGAGCCATATTTATAGTGCTTATGACTATGACCTGCAACACCACCAACACCTGCAACTACGCCAGCATGCTGGATTGTATCATCTGGATATAGTAGTAAGGCACCCACAGCTCCAATAGATGGCCTCTGTGCTTGCTCTAGCATTGCATCTATCCAGTCAGGTGTTACTACTTCTGTATCATTATTTAAAAACAACAGGTACCTACCTTTTGCCTGTTGAACTGCAAAGTTATTTAGCTTGGAATAATTAAAAGGAATATCGAGCGGATAACATCTGAATCTGTTAGGTTCTCTACTTTTCCACTTGTCAATTACATCAATTGTTGCTGGCTCCGTACTACCATTATCTACTAAAACAACTTCATAGTTTGTATAATTGGTTTTTTCAAAAATGGAAAGCAAGCACCTATCTAAGATATCTCCTAAGTCTTTGGTCGGGATAACTATGCTGACTAAATCATAGGTATCAAGCTGATATCTAATCAGATAATAACCAGTAGGACCCGGAGCAGGCATCACTACCCCAGGCTCTCCTCTTCTAGCGATCGCTTCAGCCAATGCTTTTTGAGCTGCATCAACCGCATAGGTTTTACTATCTAAACTGCTAGCAGTAGAAGCAGGATGGCTGCGCCAGTGATACAAGATTTTAGGAATGTGGAAGATCTTTTCAGTCTTTTCAGTAAGTCTCAGCACCAGGTCATAATCTTGACTGCCTTCATACCTGGCTCTAAATCCTCCGATCGCGGTTACCAGTGAGCGGCGATAGGTGCCAAGATGGCAAGTGTAATTTCGAGATAAGAATGAGTCAGGACACCAGTCTGGCTTGAAGAATGGTTCTTTCAATTGATGATGCTCATCTACCTTATCTTCATCGGAATAAATCATGTCTGCGTCCGGATGCCGGTTAAGTAGTAGGGCTACTTCATACAAAGCATCTGGTGTGAGCAGATCGTCATGATCTAACAAAGCAACAAATTCACCGGTTGCTAGTTCTAGGGCGGAGTTAGAGGCGCGGGAAATATGTCCATTCTCGGTTCGAAAAACAACTTTGACCCGAGCATCTTTTGAAATATACTCTTCTAATACTGACCTGACATCAGGTTGGGTAGAAGCATCATCAGCAATGCACAACTCCCAGTAGGGATACACCTGATTAAGGACCGACTCAATCGCTTCGCGTAAGAAATGCTCAGGCGGATTGAACACTGGCATAATTACGCTGAGCGCAGGCTTGTAACCAAATATTGCTACAGTCTGAGCCATTTTTTCCAGATCTGCTTCCCTGGGAAAATTCTTGCTCAGCCACTTCGAATATGCCTCTTCATTATCGGCAACTGCTGGTATTACCTCAATGGGTGACGGCGAATCATCAAGCTTGTGATAGAGTTTCTTCAACAATTGAGCTAGTGCATACCGCATACCTCTATCTTTTGAAACGGCAGACAGGTATTTTAATCGTGAAAATAAATGTCTGCGCTGTGAATAGGAACTCTTATAATTCATTTGGGTAGCTGACTCGCAGAATTGTAAGCCTAACTTTTGAGAACTACTGTTCCAGCAGGCAAGGTAGAGGAATTAGAAGGTTCATAAAAGGAACGAAGGCGAGTGAATCGAGACTTTCTAAGCTTGTTAGTAGAGATTCTAAATCCTGGTCAAATTGTTGCATGAGTTCACTTAATGGTTGTCCACTAACTTGAATTTCTTCAAGCTGGCACATCTGCTGATTGAGCATAAAAAGCACCATTTTTGCCATTGAATGCTTGCTGGAATTTTTCAGGCATATTTCGGCATTTGGACATTGGTAGTCTTGTCCTGTCATGAATCGACAGCTTAAATTCATT
This window of the Chroococcidiopsis sp. CCMEE 29 genome carries:
- a CDS encoding glycosyltransferase family 2 protein, giving the protein MRYALAQLLKKLYHKLDDSPSPIEVIPAVADNEEAYSKWLSKNFPREADLEKMAQTVAIFGYKPALSVIMPVFNPPEHFLREAIESVLNQVYPYWELCIADDASTQPDVRSVLEEYISKDARVKVVFRTENGHISRASNSALELATGEFVALLDHDDLLTPDALYEVALLLNRHPDADMIYSDEDKVDEHHQLKEPFFKPDWCPDSFLSRNYTCHLGTYRRSLVTAIGGFRARYEGSQDYDLVLRLTEKTEKIFHIPKILYHWRSHPASTASSLDSKTYAVDAAQKALAEAIARRGEPGVVMPAPGPTGYYLIRYQLDTYDLVSIVIPTKDLGDILDRCLLSIFEKTNYTNYEVVLVDNGSTEPATIDVIDKWKSREPNRFRCYPLDIPFNYSKLNNFAVQQAKGRYLLFLNNDTEVVTPDWIDAMLEQAQRPSIGAVGALLLYPDDTIQHAGVVAGVGGVAGHSHKHYKYGSHGYFNHINTVNNFSAVTAACLMCRRNVFEEVGGFEEDLPDNFNDVDFCFKLVEKGYRNIYLPHVVLYHHESKSRGNDYTGEKLSRFIKEVEHIQSKWKKIIENPPCYNPNLTMKREDYSIEV
- a CDS encoding methyltransferase domain-containing protein is translated as MKWEQNMKNENQELNQNIVLTIDNTWSDDYGIGIKGWVFNTDRPLDKVEICVDGASVPITAWHPRPDVAAAHPQYKFTDNCGFSVHIPRLAERHVTLKADSQGKSWTQNLNFTAAKPQRFSDVFPEGESLFADFIKLVNDKQLRVLEIGSRVVSPGSSSKRCLFPGASSYTGFDYYPDSNTDVVGDAHRLSQYFVNQRFDAIFSMVVFEHLAMPWVVAMEINKLLEVGGITYHWAPFVWHTHERPWDFWRFTDEGLKVLFSPALGFKTIKAGFCKPLRMYLDNIDPGFEDFSMHPGGFAGAAILAQKVAPVEPEKFKWDVTLEESLGSSSHYPLP